One region of Paenibacillus polymyxa M1 genomic DNA includes:
- a CDS encoding TetR/AcrR family transcriptional regulator has translation MAAKPESYENIVQTASRLFFHQGYHATGLNQILAESGSPKGSLYYYFPHGKEELALECIRRGNEFIKQKLKQALSGNENPVVAIQDFIRHTAEEADRLGFDSFMPIGFWAAAETSCISESLRHACVNTFTDWQHIYMERLQESGLDEKKAHSLAVLIISMLEGALILAVTQQSSAPIYNIVDYIPQLVK, from the coding sequence ATGGCTGCTAAACCCGAATCATATGAGAATATCGTACAAACGGCGTCGAGGCTCTTTTTTCACCAGGGGTATCATGCTACCGGACTGAATCAGATTCTTGCGGAGAGTGGATCACCGAAGGGATCACTTTATTATTATTTTCCACATGGTAAAGAAGAGTTGGCTTTGGAGTGCATAAGAAGAGGGAATGAGTTTATTAAGCAAAAATTAAAACAGGCACTGAGTGGAAACGAAAATCCTGTAGTAGCCATTCAGGATTTTATTCGTCATACAGCTGAGGAGGCAGACCGTCTCGGCTTTGACAGCTTCATGCCGATTGGCTTCTGGGCTGCCGCGGAAACTTCCTGTATTAGTGAATCACTACGTCATGCCTGTGTGAATACGTTTACAGATTGGCAGCACATCTATATGGAACGCCTTCAGGAATCGGGCTTGGACGAGAAAAAGGCACACAGTCTGGCGGTACTGATCATTTCGATGCTTGAAGGTGCATTAATTTTGGCCGTTACACAACAGAGCAGTGCTCCTATTTATAATATCGTGGATTACATTCCACAGCTGGTCAAATGA
- a CDS encoding fibronectin type III domain-containing protein — translation MNKKRLRQWMAPFATATLILNTGYGILGPDAVASALPTERHNSNLTGLNIPQSHTKLATVQGRQIPITSSTKLTTLTGQKPNINQVMKLMSTQLVTANIAPAEVSNLTAIPTETTKVNLSWTNPSDINFDHVKVVNVTNDVYVDNIRSNSYMMSGLQPNTTYTFRVKTVNKSGNESLGTTVQVKTASTDAPVDKTPPGEVSGLTATNIGYNGFTINYILPKDADLSQAIIYLNGTEIQKTTGTSYTFNVLNAATAYTVMVKTIDKSGNISQGVSIPVTTSSVSTDIVPEVTGASVTSVNNYSVTVSWTKPSGISTVSLYKDGQLVTDSTGSSYTFNNLSASQTYTFTIKSKRSTGALSSGVKLTATTDSTSSNSSEVSNLEVDSKSDTWIKITYDMPSRAERVKIYVDGDYKGNTTSESYKITDLREGRWYEIKVITVNSSGRESSGVKISERTNSDGYYSSSSSSSNYEKARDLMRIAENSLNASDWRSARDAISDLPTGTRKSDLLDRLEAIRNRALGTSSSSSGTSSTTTTSGTTTSYTNNAVASYTTSFTLTPGAKTAYVDGRATTIAQAPKIINGVTMVPLRFISERVGYDVNYEKGTKKIILNRPTDGKQIVLQVKNSTLAVYELNNSRNYSTNITAPVIVNGYTLVPLRVISELSGYQVNYNSVSKQITITK, via the coding sequence ATGAATAAAAAACGTTTGCGTCAATGGATGGCTCCGTTCGCAACGGCTACGCTGATTTTGAATACGGGGTATGGCATTTTGGGACCCGATGCAGTGGCTAGCGCGTTGCCGACTGAAAGGCATAACTCAAATCTGACAGGTTTGAACATACCACAATCACATACCAAATTAGCGACCGTTCAAGGACGCCAAATACCGATCACTTCTAGTACGAAATTGACTACATTAACCGGTCAGAAGCCTAATATTAACCAAGTGATGAAATTAATGTCGACCCAATTGGTTACTGCGAATATTGCGCCAGCAGAGGTAAGCAATCTGACAGCGATTCCTACAGAAACAACAAAAGTAAATTTGTCCTGGACTAATCCATCGGACATCAATTTTGACCACGTAAAAGTGGTTAATGTCACTAACGATGTATATGTTGATAACATTCGAAGTAACTCTTATATGATGAGTGGTTTACAGCCGAATACGACATATACCTTTCGAGTAAAGACAGTGAATAAGAGCGGCAACGAATCTCTAGGTACGACAGTACAGGTTAAAACAGCTTCCACTGATGCCCCTGTGGATAAGACACCCCCAGGAGAAGTAAGCGGGCTGACAGCGACAAATATAGGATATAATGGATTTACCATCAATTACATACTGCCTAAGGATGCTGACTTAAGCCAAGCGATTATTTATTTAAATGGTACAGAAATTCAGAAAACCACAGGCACGTCTTACACGTTTAATGTGTTGAATGCTGCTACAGCCTACACTGTAATGGTCAAAACGATAGACAAATCCGGAAACATATCTCAAGGAGTTAGTATTCCCGTTACAACGTCTTCAGTCTCTACCGATATCGTGCCCGAAGTGACAGGTGCTTCAGTGACATCAGTTAATAACTATAGTGTTACTGTTTCCTGGACAAAACCTAGCGGAATTAGTACAGTCAGTCTATATAAGGATGGACAACTGGTAACTGATTCAACAGGATCATCCTATACATTTAACAATCTTTCGGCAAGCCAGACATACACGTTCACGATAAAATCCAAGCGGAGCACAGGTGCGTTATCCTCCGGTGTGAAGCTGACTGCCACAACGGACAGCACATCTTCCAATTCGTCAGAAGTGTCTAATCTTGAAGTCGATAGCAAAAGCGACACCTGGATCAAAATCACCTATGATATGCCGAGTCGAGCAGAGAGGGTAAAAATCTATGTTGATGGTGATTATAAGGGAAATACAACCTCAGAATCCTATAAAATAACGGATTTACGAGAAGGACGCTGGTATGAGATTAAAGTCATAACCGTAAATAGTAGTGGAAGGGAATCTAGTGGTGTAAAGATATCCGAACGCACGAATTCGGATGGTTACTACTCTTCGTCCTCTAGTTCATCGAACTATGAGAAAGCGAGAGATTTAATGCGGATTGCGGAGAACAGTCTAAATGCGTCCGACTGGCGTTCTGCCAGAGATGCGATAAGTGATCTGCCAACCGGTACACGTAAAAGCGATCTGCTAGATCGACTGGAGGCTATTCGCAATAGGGCATTAGGCACCAGTAGTTCATCGTCCGGGACGAGTTCAACTACAACGACTTCCGGCACTACGACGAGTTACACGAACAATGCGGTTGCTTCATATACAACATCGTTCACCCTGACACCAGGAGCTAAAACAGCTTATGTTGATGGTCGGGCTACAACGATAGCTCAGGCGCCAAAAATTATAAATGGGGTAACGATGGTCCCGTTACGCTTTATCAGTGAACGGGTGGGTTACGATGTAAACTATGAAAAAGGGACTAAAAAGATCATTCTGAATCGTCCTACAGACGGCAAACAAATAGTACTTCAAGTCAAGAATTCCACCCTTGCTGTATATGAGTTAAACAACTCCCGAAATTATTCGACGAACATCACTGCTCCGGTTATTGTTAACGGCTACACGCTGGTTCCATTACGAGTCATCAGCGAGCTTTCGGGTTATCAGGTAAACTATAATAGTGTTTCCAAACAAATTACGATTACCAAATAA
- a CDS encoding lantibiotic immunity ABC transporter MutE/EpiE family permease subunit, with protein sequence MQQYIAAEHLKLRRTFTKKLVWLAPIVTLTLCTVLMGGRMLQSASYNWWYFMLLPGALTLMCSGVIQKDGKKLKYRAVLGISVDLARIWYGKIGVCVRLLMVSSIILFIGITLGGFVFSTSVTLAESVAATLLLFITFLWQVPLCLFLTDRIGMFATLIINMLGNVACTVLFATSSVWWAVPYAIPARLMCAVIQVLPNGLSVPSGDPLLDRGIIVPGLLITVCLFMILSVLTAMSFRKREAK encoded by the coding sequence ATGCAGCAATACATAGCCGCTGAACATCTAAAGTTAAGGCGCACCTTCACGAAAAAGTTGGTCTGGCTTGCCCCCATCGTTACTCTTACTCTGTGTACCGTGCTCATGGGGGGACGTATGCTCCAAAGCGCCAGCTACAATTGGTGGTATTTCATGCTGCTACCAGGTGCCCTCACCTTAATGTGCTCAGGAGTGATCCAAAAGGATGGCAAGAAGCTGAAATACCGTGCTGTCCTTGGCATATCTGTAGATTTGGCTCGGATATGGTACGGTAAAATCGGGGTTTGCGTAAGGCTCTTAATGGTTTCCTCTATTATCCTATTTATAGGGATAACTCTTGGCGGATTCGTATTCTCAACTTCCGTGACACTAGCAGAAAGCGTCGCTGCAACTCTGCTACTCTTCATCACCTTTTTGTGGCAAGTTCCACTTTGCCTGTTCCTAACGGATCGAATAGGCATGTTTGCCACCCTAATCATCAACATGCTGGGCAACGTAGCCTGCACCGTCTTGTTCGCTACGTCTTCTGTATGGTGGGCGGTACCCTATGCTATTCCAGCGCGATTGATGTGCGCCGTCATTCAAGTGCTGCCTAATGGGCTTTCCGTTCCTTCAGGAGATCCACTTTTGGATAGAGGCATAATTGTTCCCGGCCTGTTGATCACAGTATGTCTATTCATGATTCTGTCAGTGCTGACGGCCATGTCTTTCCGTAAACGGGAGGCTAAGTAA
- a CDS encoding DUF3817 domain-containing protein has protein sequence MFKNAFKTFGAIGNIEAISYLLLVCIAMPLKYAAGMPQMVSWVGMIHGVLFVAYVVATIVMLILRKITLLQGLAALIASLLPFGPFIFDRKVLKKAEARASHASSIKAT, from the coding sequence ATGTTCAAAAATGCTTTTAAGACGTTTGGTGCCATTGGTAATATTGAAGCGATTTCTTATCTGCTGCTTGTGTGTATTGCCATGCCACTTAAATACGCAGCCGGAATGCCGCAAATGGTAAGCTGGGTGGGAATGATCCATGGGGTACTGTTTGTGGCTTATGTGGTTGCCACTATTGTCATGCTGATTTTGCGTAAAATTACGCTGCTGCAAGGGCTTGCAGCCTTGATTGCCTCGCTGTTGCCGTTCGGCCCCTTCATTTTCGATCGTAAGGTGCTTAAGAAAGCCGAAGCCCGTGCCAGTCATGCCAGCTCGATCAAAGCTACATAA
- a CDS encoding MFS transporter → MNKIITLFFLIMFFIGTDTFIVSPLLPILRESFGISIEQSGWIVSAYALGYALFALIAGPLSDAWNRKKVLLFGLLGFGIFTLLCGFAVDFWTMFAFRLLAGISAAFASPQVWAAIPQLVQPHKVLKAMGVVTAGLAFSQMLGVPIGSYLATAGWQTPFIMIGCCTFLIVIWTAVLLPALPPSIQKQKALSIRNRYRSLLQGSTPKVAFLAYFLFQLGNFAAFSFIGTWLSDKFSLNVANIGTVILFLGLGNTISSLFGSSLVNKVGPKHSLIYGVIFIGLLYLLLPYLPSVTYVEITYFLIFLILGMIFPLMMSMLQTLSATARGTVSSLANSSMYFGTMVGSFTAGMLYAHSGGFISVSLFSVICFGVSLILFIRSGVLLGLRLK, encoded by the coding sequence TTGAATAAAATTATCACCTTGTTTTTCTTGATCATGTTTTTCATTGGTACAGATACGTTCATTGTGTCGCCTCTTCTACCTATTCTTCGTGAAAGCTTCGGCATTTCTATCGAACAATCGGGCTGGATTGTTTCAGCCTATGCTTTAGGGTATGCTCTGTTTGCCTTAATTGCAGGACCGTTGTCAGATGCATGGAATCGAAAAAAAGTACTACTGTTCGGCTTACTTGGTTTTGGTATCTTCACTCTACTTTGCGGCTTTGCCGTTGATTTTTGGACCATGTTTGCTTTTCGCTTATTGGCTGGCATTAGTGCCGCTTTTGCCTCACCTCAAGTTTGGGCAGCCATTCCTCAGTTAGTTCAACCACATAAAGTGTTAAAAGCCATGGGAGTTGTCACCGCAGGATTAGCTTTTTCCCAAATGCTGGGCGTGCCCATTGGCAGCTATCTCGCTACCGCCGGGTGGCAAACACCCTTTATTATGATTGGTTGCTGCACCTTCCTGATCGTTATTTGGACTGCTGTTCTCTTGCCCGCCTTGCCTCCTTCTATACAGAAGCAAAAGGCTCTCTCGATTAGGAACAGATACCGTTCATTGCTGCAGGGGTCAACACCTAAGGTCGCTTTTCTGGCCTACTTCCTGTTCCAACTCGGAAATTTTGCTGCCTTCTCTTTTATTGGCACATGGCTGTCCGACAAATTCAGCCTCAATGTTGCAAATATTGGTACGGTGATATTATTCCTTGGTTTAGGAAATACGATCAGCAGCTTATTTGGGAGCAGCTTAGTTAACAAAGTGGGGCCTAAGCACTCTTTGATCTATGGCGTAATTTTCATCGGTCTGCTTTATTTGCTTCTGCCCTATTTACCTAGTGTGACCTATGTCGAAATTACATATTTTCTGATCTTCCTTATCCTTGGAATGATTTTTCCGCTTATGATGAGTATGCTTCAAACCTTGTCTGCCACAGCACGCGGAACAGTCTCATCACTTGCCAATTCTTCTATGTATTTTGGAACAATGGTTGGCTCTTTCACAGCAGGAATGCTATACGCGCACAGCGGTGGTTTTATTTCCGTTAGCCTGTTTTCTGTGATTTGTTTCGGTGTGTCACTAATCTTGTTCATACGTAGCGGGGTTTTACTAGGTCTAAGACTAAAATAG
- a CDS encoding YolD-like family protein: MAKAKVPKRPTRDEFVLEEIGNQLVEAQQEQSEVVLTVWGREEATRGQIVKMDSRTGKVHVESNGETDKVPFMDIMSVNYPRD; encoded by the coding sequence GTGGCAAAAGCGAAGGTACCCAAACGGCCTACTCGGGATGAATTTGTACTGGAGGAAATCGGGAATCAGCTTGTAGAAGCACAACAAGAGCAATCCGAAGTTGTATTGACAGTATGGGGACGCGAAGAAGCAACCCGCGGACAAATCGTTAAAATGGACTCGAGAACAGGCAAGGTTCATGTAGAGAGTAATGGAGAAACGGATAAAGTTCCTTTTATGGATATCATGAGTGTAAATTACCCGAGAGATTAG
- a CDS encoding NAD(P)/FAD-dependent oxidoreductase has product MKKVIVIGSGILGASTAYQLAKMGADVILVDRKDKGQATDAAAGIICPWLSQRRNQAWYQLAKAGARFYPELIEELKSEGETETGYAQVGALSIHDDLEKIKKMQERAHLRHTDAPEIGEITQLNEKETHEQFPLLEDRYHSVHISGAARIDGRALRDALIRSAQRNGATLIHGDAVLQYNSDHVTGVMVDGHSFSSDVVIVCAGAWANQLMLPLGIRFKVSFQKAQIMHLQIPAGQDTGTWPVIIPPSDQYLLAFDQQKIVIGATHENEIEGYDTRVTAGGMQEILNKGLELAPGLANSTFQEVRVGFRPFTPGFLPVLGAVPGWNGLIAANGLGASGLTMGPFIGSQLAKLALGMALDINIDDYDIRNAIDED; this is encoded by the coding sequence ATGAAGAAGGTTATCGTAATCGGGTCAGGAATTCTGGGGGCATCGACAGCATACCAGTTAGCAAAAATGGGCGCTGATGTCATTCTTGTAGACCGCAAAGATAAAGGACAGGCGACTGATGCAGCTGCTGGCATTATCTGTCCCTGGCTATCACAGCGACGCAATCAGGCTTGGTACCAGCTAGCCAAAGCGGGCGCACGTTTTTACCCCGAATTGATTGAAGAACTCAAAAGCGAGGGAGAAACAGAAACTGGCTATGCTCAAGTTGGGGCTCTCAGTATTCACGATGATTTGGAGAAAATCAAAAAAATGCAGGAACGGGCACACTTACGACATACAGATGCACCGGAAATCGGTGAAATTACGCAACTAAATGAAAAGGAAACCCATGAACAGTTTCCTTTATTAGAAGATCGATATCATTCTGTTCATATTAGCGGTGCCGCTCGTATAGATGGTCGTGCGCTACGTGACGCGTTGATCCGATCAGCCCAAAGAAATGGGGCAACCCTTATCCATGGGGATGCTGTGCTTCAATATAATTCCGACCATGTAACCGGAGTAATGGTCGATGGACATAGTTTTTCGTCTGACGTAGTCATTGTTTGTGCTGGTGCATGGGCCAATCAACTGATGCTGCCTTTGGGCATTCGCTTTAAAGTTAGTTTTCAAAAGGCACAAATCATGCATTTGCAGATCCCTGCCGGACAAGATACAGGCACCTGGCCTGTAATCATACCGCCTTCTGACCAGTATTTGTTGGCGTTTGATCAACAGAAGATCGTAATAGGTGCGACTCACGAAAATGAAATCGAAGGCTACGATACAAGAGTAACAGCAGGTGGAATGCAGGAAATCCTAAATAAAGGTTTAGAATTAGCACCTGGTTTGGCAAATAGCACTTTTCAGGAGGTAAGAGTCGGTTTCCGTCCTTTTACCCCCGGTTTTCTACCGGTGCTTGGAGCTGTGCCTGGCTGGAACGGCCTTATAGCTGCCAATGGGCTTGGAGCATCCGGGCTGACCATGGGTCCCTTTATTGGAAGCCAACTGGCAAAGTTAGCACTGGGAATGGCTTTGGATATCAACATCGATGATTATGATATTCGAAATGCTATTGATGAAGATTGA
- a CDS encoding response regulator transcription factor encodes MANLLAVDDEPAVLALLQNILQKDGHVVTVVSTSPQVLTMQLGAFDLILLDVMMPNMDGFTLCREIRSKVDCPILFLTAKSMENDVMLGLGEGADDYIVKPFGAGELRARINAHLRRENRERRNVFCIGEVHFNLSGKEITVQNVVIPFTKSEYEICKFLALNWGQVFSKEQIYEAVFGFDGDSDSATIVEHIKNIRAKLGKVEVSPVETVWGIGYRWK; translated from the coding sequence ATGGCAAACTTGTTGGCCGTTGATGATGAACCCGCCGTTTTGGCACTACTTCAAAATATTTTGCAGAAAGATGGCCATGTTGTCACGGTAGTCTCCACCTCCCCACAGGTTCTCACCATGCAGCTTGGAGCCTTTGACCTCATCCTGCTGGACGTGATGATGCCGAACATGGACGGATTCACACTCTGTCGGGAAATTCGCAGCAAGGTAGACTGTCCGATCCTGTTCCTTACAGCAAAATCCATGGAGAACGATGTAATGTTGGGCCTTGGGGAAGGAGCCGACGATTATATTGTCAAGCCGTTTGGGGCTGGAGAGCTGCGCGCTCGAATCAACGCCCATCTCAGACGAGAGAATCGTGAACGGCGTAATGTATTCTGCATCGGGGAAGTTCATTTCAATCTGTCGGGTAAGGAAATCACCGTTCAAAATGTTGTAATCCCGTTTACCAAAAGTGAATATGAGATATGTAAGTTTCTAGCTCTGAACTGGGGCCAAGTGTTCTCTAAAGAACAGATTTACGAAGCCGTCTTCGGCTTTGATGGAGACAGCGACTCCGCCACCATCGTGGAGCATATCAAAAATATTCGGGCCAAGCTTGGCAAAGTAGAGGTTTCGCCAGTGGAGACAGTTTGGGGGATCGGATACCGATGGAAGTAG
- a CDS encoding HAMP domain-containing sensor histidine kinase, producing MEVAKIQQAHKTTKLRTIFLGYLVMFCIGTIALALFLVLTFYILMSCGTILPANYAENQVREDKAILEAGKTLQPDSRQKLYRYASFTSEGRHIEGNLSEKQAQAAWSVTQQSNTAYQFPYNYVKVSHNNEVTVMRYSVSAQFELPILRQYLPNAELSFFAVFCIAFLGGGALLASSFGRKLTRKMSGLQQATKQIQAQDLDFSIQLSGVMEIDRVLHSMDKMKETLKTSLQKQWNLEKSRREQISALAHDVKTPLTIVRGNVELLSETDQSEEQKNYTDYIAESTRQMEQYIKTLIEISKAETVATLQAETIDTDFYLTKIKDQVMALAAVRKISVVFATYNLPSTLYVDPVLLERAIMNVASNAVEQAPEYSEIRLTAESAEECIRLSIVDEGPGFSPEGLKQATEQFYMGDSSRRLTGHYGMGLYITKSIVNLHGGQLIITNSTQTGGGQVSIEIPIRVSSTS from the coding sequence ATGGAAGTAGCCAAAATACAGCAAGCACATAAGACAACCAAACTGCGAACCATTTTTCTGGGTTATTTAGTTATGTTCTGTATCGGGACGATTGCGCTAGCGCTGTTCCTGGTCCTCACCTTCTATATCCTGATGTCTTGTGGAACCATTCTTCCTGCGAACTATGCTGAGAATCAGGTACGGGAGGATAAGGCAATCCTTGAAGCTGGCAAGACCCTACAGCCGGATTCTCGGCAGAAACTATATAGATACGCGTCATTCACTTCGGAAGGCCGCCACATTGAGGGAAATCTTTCTGAAAAGCAGGCTCAAGCCGCTTGGAGTGTTACGCAGCAGAGCAATACTGCCTATCAATTTCCCTACAACTATGTAAAAGTTTCACATAATAATGAAGTTACTGTGATGCGCTACTCTGTCTCGGCACAGTTTGAACTTCCTATTCTACGTCAATATCTGCCGAACGCGGAATTGTCCTTTTTTGCCGTGTTTTGTATCGCCTTCCTGGGGGGAGGAGCCCTACTCGCTTCCTCCTTCGGACGAAAGTTGACGCGCAAAATGAGTGGATTGCAGCAGGCTACAAAGCAAATTCAAGCACAGGACCTGGACTTCTCAATTCAGCTCAGTGGTGTGATGGAGATCGATCGGGTGCTCCATTCTATGGATAAAATGAAAGAAACGTTAAAGACTTCGCTTCAGAAACAATGGAATCTCGAAAAATCCCGTCGTGAGCAAATATCCGCCCTGGCACACGATGTCAAAACACCACTCACTATCGTTCGCGGAAACGTAGAGTTGCTGTCCGAAACCGATCAATCGGAGGAGCAAAAAAACTATACCGATTATATAGCGGAGAGCACCAGGCAAATGGAGCAGTATATTAAGACTCTTATTGAAATTTCAAAAGCGGAAACAGTAGCCACCCTGCAGGCGGAAACGATAGATACTGACTTCTATCTAACTAAGATAAAAGATCAGGTAATGGCTCTGGCCGCTGTCAGAAAAATATCTGTCGTATTTGCTACATACAACCTCCCTAGTACGTTGTATGTAGACCCAGTTCTGCTTGAGCGAGCCATCATGAATGTTGCTTCTAATGCGGTAGAGCAAGCGCCGGAATATAGCGAAATCCGGCTGACTGCGGAGTCTGCCGAAGAGTGTATTCGTTTAAGCATCGTAGACGAAGGCCCAGGCTTCTCTCCTGAAGGCCTCAAACAGGCAACGGAGCAATTTTATATGGGCGACTCGTCCAGAAGATTAACTGGACATTACGGCATGGGTCTGTATATAACAAAATCCATTGTGAACCTACATGGCGGACAGCTGATCATCACTAACTCCACCCAGACAGGCGGCGGACAGGTAAGCATTGAGATACCAATCCGTGTATCATCGACATCATGA
- a CDS encoding lantibiotic immunity ABC transporter MutG family permease subunit, which produces MISFFRNLKSDVLKLRRQPLLLVQLLVPLLGIAIFLAYYSFTPYSSISKIDGYLQVLAVTLPTMIGIVCSIAVEQESVAGNFQHLLTSPVKLLPFLSKLSLLLCLGFGSVLLASGGFGAGYIYLLKESPYGLKFYVLGACILFMSSLFLYILHFFVSLRFGKGASIGLGIMESLLSALLLTGLGDHNWIFIPSAWAARFITIWVQYGVSSADSIPETIQLDLGIRYCVVGTLVIMVLLGLWICRWEGQNSSE; this is translated from the coding sequence ATGATATCTTTCTTCCGCAATCTGAAATCTGATGTGCTCAAACTTAGAAGGCAGCCCTTATTGCTGGTGCAGCTGCTTGTGCCACTCTTAGGCATAGCAATCTTTCTTGCCTATTATTCCTTCACTCCATACTCATCGATTTCGAAGATAGACGGCTATTTGCAGGTCCTGGCTGTGACTCTTCCTACCATGATTGGTATTGTATGCTCCATTGCTGTTGAGCAGGAGTCAGTCGCTGGAAATTTTCAACACCTCTTGACCTCACCGGTGAAGCTGTTACCTTTTTTGAGCAAGCTTAGCCTGCTTCTGTGCTTGGGATTTGGTAGTGTGCTGCTTGCCTCAGGCGGCTTTGGAGCTGGCTATATATATCTGTTGAAAGAGTCCCCGTATGGCTTGAAGTTTTATGTGTTGGGTGCCTGCATTCTGTTTATGTCGAGTTTATTCCTTTATATTCTACATTTTTTCGTTAGTTTGCGATTCGGTAAAGGAGCTTCTATCGGTCTGGGCATCATGGAGAGTCTATTGTCCGCTTTGCTTCTAACTGGGCTGGGTGATCATAATTGGATATTCATCCCCTCTGCTTGGGCTGCCCGCTTCATCACGATCTGGGTGCAATACGGCGTAAGCTCAGCAGATTCTATCCCTGAAACTATACAGCTTGATTTGGGAATCAGATATTGCGTAGTAGGGACCTTAGTCATCATGGTATTATTAGGGTTATGGATTTGTCGTTGGGAAGGACAAAATTCATCCGAGTAA
- a CDS encoding lantibiotic protection ABC transporter ATP-binding protein: protein MDNIILQTKNLCKTFGRQQAVNNVALSIQENSVYGLLGPNGAGKSTTLKMLTGMLRPTAGEILFQGKPWSRKDLAQIGALIEAPPLYENLTARENLKVRTTLLGLPDSRIDEVLSIVDLTHTGKKRSGQFSMGMKQRLGIAIALLNHPKLLILDEPTNGLDPIGIQEQRELIRSFPKRGITVILSSHILSEVEQIVDHVGIIAGGVLAYQEAVTPGQNLESLFMQIAQEYRKGGE from the coding sequence ATGGATAATATTATTTTACAGACTAAAAATCTCTGCAAAACCTTTGGACGACAGCAGGCAGTGAACAACGTCGCGTTGTCTATTCAGGAGAATTCCGTGTATGGATTGCTCGGGCCAAATGGGGCAGGAAAATCAACTACCTTAAAAATGCTAACCGGTATGCTACGCCCGACAGCCGGTGAAATTTTATTTCAAGGGAAACCTTGGTCCCGAAAAGATCTTGCTCAGATCGGCGCACTGATCGAAGCTCCTCCACTCTATGAGAATTTGACAGCTAGAGAGAACCTGAAGGTTCGCACAACGTTGCTTGGACTACCTGATTCGCGGATTGATGAAGTGCTGAGCATTGTTGATTTGACCCATACCGGGAAAAAGCGCTCCGGCCAGTTCTCAATGGGTATGAAACAGCGGCTGGGCATTGCGATTGCTCTCCTCAATCATCCCAAGCTATTGATCTTAGATGAGCCAACCAATGGACTAGACCCCATTGGTATTCAGGAGCAACGTGAGCTAATTCGCTCCTTCCCGAAGCGAGGAATTACTGTAATTCTTTCTAGTCATATCCTATCCGAAGTCGAACAAATCGTTGACCATGTCGGTATCATTGCCGGCGGCGTATTAGCTTATCAAGAGGCGGTCACTCCAGGGCAAAACCTGGAATCATTGTTCATGCAGATTGCACAGGAATACCGAAAGGGAGGTGAGTAG
- a CDS encoding ArsR/SmtB family transcription factor: MRTLYHPNVIEITLPTVLYALSDPIRLNIIQILDEKGEQSCSSIDISAPKSTLSHHFKVLRESGVIHTRIEGTQRFISIRYDDLNERFPSLLSAVLMGLKQ; this comes from the coding sequence TTGAGAACGCTGTATCATCCCAACGTAATTGAAATTACTCTACCTACAGTTTTATATGCTCTAAGTGACCCCATTCGGCTTAATATCATCCAGATTTTAGACGAAAAAGGGGAGCAATCCTGTAGCTCGATAGATATTTCAGCTCCAAAGTCAACCTTGTCTCATCATTTTAAGGTTCTTCGGGAATCAGGGGTCATTCATACGAGAATAGAGGGAACCCAACGCTTTATCTCTATCCGTTACGATGATTTGAATGAACGCTTTCCTAGCTTGCTGTCGGCCGTACTGATGGGCTTGAAGCAATAA